The Acidobacteriota bacterium genome has a window encoding:
- a CDS encoding mechanosensitive ion channel family protein has protein sequence MSEVTAWFGQVRAWLEIPLLKLGNATITLWTLVYFLILLVLLFYVAGKLRHWLVKRVLVKTSLDEGARQAIGSITRYLTLLTGLLIALQTVGIDLTTLNVLAGAVGIGVGFGLQNVASNFISGLIILIERPIKVGDRIEVGEVDGDVLEIGARSTTVRTNDNIAIIVPNSKFITDNVTNWNYTGPRVRFHIPVGVAYGSDVRKVEKLLLEVASENPNALTDPAPKVWFRGFGDSSLNFELLAWNSNLLHRKGQFISDLNFAVYQKLNEHGIEIPFPQRDLHIRSRALESKSGLPPAQTTTPDAAVTEA, from the coding sequence ATGAGTGAAGTCACAGCCTGGTTTGGACAAGTCAGAGCCTGGCTGGAAATTCCGTTGTTGAAATTGGGGAACGCGACCATCACGTTGTGGACGCTGGTCTATTTTCTGATTCTGCTGGTTCTGCTGTTTTATGTCGCCGGAAAATTGCGGCACTGGTTGGTCAAGCGCGTTCTGGTCAAAACCAGCCTGGATGAAGGCGCGCGTCAGGCCATTGGTTCGATCACCCGTTACCTGACTTTACTGACTGGGTTGTTGATCGCTCTGCAAACGGTGGGCATTGACCTGACAACACTGAACGTGTTGGCTGGCGCGGTCGGCATCGGCGTCGGTTTCGGTTTGCAAAACGTCGCCAGCAATTTCATCAGCGGTTTGATCATCTTGATCGAACGCCCGATCAAAGTCGGCGACCGCATTGAAGTCGGCGAAGTGGACGGCGATGTACTCGAAATTGGTGCGCGCAGCACGACGGTGCGAACCAACGACAACATTGCCATCATCGTACCCAATTCCAAATTCATCACCGATAATGTGACCAACTGGAATTACACAGGCCCGCGCGTCCGGTTCCACATTCCGGTCGGCGTGGCGTATGGCAGCGACGTACGTAAGGTGGAAAAACTGCTGCTGGAAGTCGCCAGTGAAAACCCGAATGCGCTGACCGATCCGGCGCCCAAAGTCTGGTTTCGCGGCTTTGGCGACAGCAGTTTGAATTTCGAGTTGCTGGCCTGGAACAGCAATCTGTTGCATCGCAAAGGGCAATTCATCAGCGATTTGAATTTCGCTGTTTACCAAAAACTGAATGAACACGGCATTGAAATTCCCTTTCCGCAACGCGATCTGCACATTCGCAGCAGGGCGCTGGAATCGAAAAGCGGTCTGCCGCCGGCGCAGACGACGACGCCGGATGCAGCCGTCACTGAGGCCTGA
- a CDS encoding PQQ-binding-like beta-propeller repeat protein, translating to MDKKSEIALFKRRNAPPAESTATQPSAAPAAPTAQTPSGWWMYHGDPAHTGYVSDSGLTAAKIAPDPKTGNSALTALFSLQLGGPVLSVPAVTDGFIYVGVANYHQTQDGTGNGGAMHKIDIQTGTLVKTFNWNLGTDNEDVHGFTGMGSTPMVVNGHVYFGAFNGKFYCLNQDTMEQVWVTDLRNEDLAHNQPITNINGVSTGYPAAVIWTSPVISSDGTKLFVACSEGENPQLYSFVYCLDPATGNVKWIYCTNVYCTGKANQPNVLPEQAVQVLPPPPGFSIFKGEPIVMGCSVWGAIAYDKDLNRIYCPTGNQQPEPDGNWSGGPIKPELPSPGFSNGLLSLDADTGEFKAFFQVPHESNYRVSDFDIDIGSAPVITNLGVRKVAIITCKNGGFFVLDADTLVTIKWRQLLPYHNDGTWIETVDAHPRDANALNPHVGNEESNTTPGENFSGVFNTAALYPGSSDTPQTVSPRFFIGMGGPNYHNASPGIDYQSTPFMRAIDFNSATLVDAWPMDNGDPRKYVNSSHIDETMGIFAGMYTTAGECGLSSPAVVNDVVFCTTSKVSIYAFDVRDGKLLWWDDLGSQTDGFNGGYGYCLGPAIWKNYVVAGALVFGGDGGVLKIYGLPASS from the coding sequence ATGGATAAGAAATCCGAAATCGCATTGTTCAAGCGTAGAAACGCTCCGCCAGCGGAATCCACGGCAACACAACCGTCAGCCGCACCGGCAGCGCCGACTGCCCAAACGCCATCCGGCTGGTGGATGTATCACGGCGATCCTGCGCACACGGGCTATGTTTCCGATAGTGGCCTGACGGCGGCAAAAATCGCCCCTGATCCCAAAACCGGAAACAGCGCTCTGACGGCGCTCTTTTCGCTGCAATTGGGCGGGCCAGTGCTGTCCGTTCCTGCTGTGACGGACGGGTTCATTTACGTCGGCGTCGCCAATTATCACCAGACGCAGGACGGCACCGGCAACGGCGGCGCGATGCACAAAATTGACATTCAAACCGGAACCCTCGTCAAAACTTTTAACTGGAATTTGGGCACGGATAACGAAGACGTACATGGGTTTACAGGAATGGGTAGCACGCCGATGGTGGTAAACGGCCACGTGTATTTCGGAGCCTTCAACGGAAAATTCTATTGCCTCAACCAGGACACGATGGAACAGGTTTGGGTCACCGATTTGCGCAACGAAGATTTGGCGCACAATCAACCCATCACGAACATCAATGGCGTCAGCACAGGGTATCCGGCAGCAGTCATTTGGACTTCGCCGGTGATTTCGTCTGACGGCACGAAACTGTTTGTCGCCTGCAGCGAAGGTGAGAATCCGCAACTCTACAGCTTTGTTTACTGCCTCGATCCGGCGACAGGCAATGTCAAATGGATTTACTGCACCAACGTGTACTGCACCGGCAAAGCCAATCAGCCGAATGTGCTGCCAGAACAGGCAGTGCAGGTGTTGCCGCCGCCGCCCGGATTCAGCATTTTCAAAGGAGAGCCAATCGTTATGGGGTGTTCCGTGTGGGGAGCGATTGCCTATGACAAGGATTTGAATCGTATCTATTGCCCAACCGGAAACCAACAACCGGAACCGGATGGCAATTGGAGCGGCGGCCCGATCAAACCCGAATTGCCCAGTCCGGGCTTTTCCAATGGGTTGCTTTCTCTGGATGCGGACACGGGAGAATTCAAAGCGTTTTTCCAGGTGCCCCATGAAAGCAACTACCGGGTTTCCGATTTCGACATTGATATCGGCAGCGCGCCGGTCATCACAAATCTGGGCGTGCGCAAAGTCGCCATTATCACTTGCAAAAACGGCGGTTTTTTTGTGCTGGATGCCGATACGCTGGTAACCATCAAATGGAGACAGCTTCTGCCGTATCACAACGACGGAACCTGGATCGAAACCGTGGATGCGCATCCACGCGATGCAAACGCCTTGAATCCCCACGTTGGCAACGAAGAATCAAACACGACGCCGGGCGAAAACTTTTCCGGCGTATTCAACACGGCGGCGCTGTATCCGGGTTCCAGTGATACTCCGCAAACGGTTTCGCCGCGATTTTTCATCGGCATGGGAGGTCCGAATTACCACAACGCCTCGCCGGGAATTGATTACCAATCCACGCCGTTTATGCGCGCGATTGATTTCAACTCTGCGACGCTGGTTGATGCCTGGCCAATGGACAATGGCGATCCGCGCAAATATGTCAATAGTTCTCACATAGATGAAACGATGGGGATTTTTGCCGGAATGTACACCACCGCCGGAGAATGCGGGTTGAGTTCGCCCGCCGTGGTCAACGATGTTGTGTTCTGCACAACCAGCAAAGTTTCGATTTACGCCTTTGATGTGCGCGACGGGAAATTGCTGTGGTGGGACGATCTGGGATCGCAAACCGACGGTTTCAATGGCGGGTATGGATACTGTCTTGGCCCAGCAATCTGGAAAAATTACGTCGTTGCCGGGGCGCTGGTATTCGGCGGCGATGGCGGCGTCTTGAAAATTTATGGTCTGCCAGCGTCATCATAA
- a CDS encoding DUF389 domain-containing protein — protein MSNSEFKIDGLYLGKFRDWFATSLGVGPERKEAIYLDISHSASLRDLAYWLQLLFAAGVATLGLTLNSPAVIIGAMLISPLMGPILASGLALAAGDLVLGLRAGAMLALSCLTAIVFSVLLVGLLPFKEMTNEIAARTQPNTLDLFVALFSGAIGSIAISKEVKGVVTSIPGVAIAVALMPPLCVVGYGIGLAISLDAVEGLRVARGGGLLFLTNLVAITFTAMVVFLALHIDIPSVKKHVREWRHSHEESRWVRAALVRFRISDQSGNIGGVPARLLSIAIPLILVAIPLTQSLNQLKREVYQQRTENRFRRVATDVWQQSFARLPNGEIRSYVDQLTVSELNNQLSVYLRLFTSKPYTPTERQEWTRQIAARLGRSPESVGLQLIEIPTASGELTAIARDEKRVQAPPTVAELRANFWQGVESALRDLRLPPSVQLVNYRVVTGSAEPVEVVLNYLCDHELDADTQALIAEDIRTRFSDPAAKLSLVHLASSFGPIQFNRNQASLSSTSMILLDQIGQLLIANPNLHAEIAASAEGRELAAIADLRVKAISDYLAQKWQIASDRISAVSGTGISRSALIRLKVADASGNAGSAAKLSPTHTPQFASAQSAVTPQP, from the coding sequence ATGAGCAACTCGGAATTCAAGATTGACGGACTGTACCTGGGGAAGTTTCGCGATTGGTTCGCTACCAGTTTGGGGGTGGGGCCTGAGCGCAAAGAGGCAATTTACCTGGATATATCGCACTCGGCTTCGTTGCGTGATCTTGCCTATTGGCTGCAACTGCTCTTTGCCGCCGGAGTCGCAACGCTTGGACTGACGCTGAACAGCCCAGCGGTCATCATCGGAGCGATGCTGATTTCACCGTTAATGGGGCCGATTCTGGCCAGCGGGTTGGCGCTGGCCGCAGGCGATTTGGTGCTGGGATTGCGCGCCGGTGCAATGCTCGCGCTGAGCTGCCTGACCGCAATCGTGTTTTCCGTGCTGCTGGTCGGATTGCTGCCGTTCAAGGAAATGACAAACGAAATTGCGGCGCGAACCCAACCCAACACGCTCGATCTTTTCGTGGCGCTGTTTTCCGGTGCGATTGGTTCGATTGCCATTTCCAAAGAAGTCAAAGGCGTGGTGACCTCCATTCCCGGCGTGGCAATCGCCGTTGCGCTGATGCCTCCCCTGTGTGTAGTTGGTTACGGCATTGGGTTGGCGATCAGCCTGGATGCAGTCGAAGGATTGCGCGTGGCGCGTGGCGGTGGATTGCTGTTTCTGACCAACCTGGTGGCCATCACCTTTACGGCGATGGTGGTGTTTCTGGCGTTGCACATTGACATTCCATCGGTCAAAAAACACGTGCGTGAATGGCGACACAGCCACGAAGAAAGCCGTTGGGTACGCGCGGCGCTTGTGCGGTTTCGCATTTCCGATCAATCGGGAAACATTGGCGGCGTGCCCGCGCGTTTGTTGAGCATCGCCATTCCTCTGATTCTGGTTGCGATTCCGCTGACCCAATCGCTGAACCAGCTCAAACGCGAAGTTTACCAGCAACGAACGGAAAACCGGTTTCGCCGCGTGGCGACCGATGTCTGGCAGCAGTCGTTTGCCAGGCTCCCGAACGGCGAAATCCGCTCCTACGTTGACCAGCTTACGGTTTCCGAACTGAACAACCAGCTTTCCGTTTACTTGCGCCTGTTTACCAGCAAACCTTACACGCCAACCGAGCGCCAGGAATGGACGCGGCAAATCGCGGCGCGATTGGGGCGTTCGCCCGAATCGGTTGGATTGCAGTTGATCGAAATCCCGACTGCGTCGGGTGAACTGACGGCTATCGCCAGAGATGAAAAACGAGTTCAGGCGCCGCCGACCGTCGCTGAACTGCGCGCGAATTTCTGGCAGGGAGTCGAATCGGCTTTGCGGGATTTGCGATTGCCGCCTTCGGTTCAACTGGTTAATTACCGCGTCGTTACAGGCAGTGCCGAACCGGTCGAAGTTGTTTTGAATTATCTGTGCGATCACGAACTGGACGCTGACACGCAAGCGCTGATTGCCGAAGACATTCGTACACGCTTTTCCGACCCGGCTGCGAAATTGAGCCTGGTCCATCTGGCATCATCCTTCGGCCCAATCCAGTTCAATCGCAATCAGGCTTCGTTATCTTCCACAAGCATGATTTTGTTGGATCAAATCGGGCAATTGCTTATCGCCAACCCAAACTTGCACGCGGAGATTGCCGCTTCCGCCGAAGGTCGTGAGCTTGCCGCAATTGCCGATTTGCGCGTCAAGGCGATCAGCGATTATCTGGCGCAAAAATGGCAAATTGCATCCGATAGAATCTCGGCTGTATCCGGGACGGGAATCAGTCGCTCGGCCTTGATCAGGCTGAAAGTGGCGGATGCCTCCGGAAATGCGGGTTCCGCTGCCAAACTTTCGCCGACGCACACCCCGCAATTTGCTTCTGCCCAAAGTGCTGTCACTCCGCAGCCCTGA
- a CDS encoding carbon-nitrogen hydrolase family protein yields MERIRVASLQYYIRPVQTFEQFRDQVEGLVDTAADYKCHLLVFPEYFTVQLLTLGNVRRPIREQIRDLARQVPLFVEMMSGLARKSRLYIVAGTMPALADDSSDVVHNQCYFFGPHGEYGVQGKLHMTRFESEEWMITPQSKLRVFETDFGRLAVTICYDVEFPEIARAAARQEANILIVPSCTDDRQGFLRVRYCAHARAIENQMYVIHSSTVGSLPMVPAISLNYGQAAILTPSDFAFSRDGILAEGNFNQEMVVIGELNLKTIVESRSSGTVLPLHDSNRTGGVIAQPEIVKL; encoded by the coding sequence TTGGAACGCATTCGCGTCGCCTCATTGCAGTATTACATCCGTCCGGTGCAAACCTTTGAACAGTTTCGGGATCAGGTCGAAGGGTTGGTGGACACCGCGGCAGATTACAAATGCCACCTGCTCGTATTCCCGGAATACTTCACTGTGCAATTGCTCACGCTTGGCAATGTTCGCCGCCCGATACGCGAACAGATTCGCGATTTGGCGCGGCAAGTTCCGCTGTTCGTGGAAATGATGAGCGGCTTGGCGCGAAAAAGCAGGCTTTATATCGTCGCCGGAACGATGCCTGCGCTGGCCGATGATTCTTCGGATGTGGTGCACAACCAATGTTATTTCTTCGGGCCGCACGGTGAATATGGTGTGCAGGGCAAATTGCACATGACGCGGTTTGAATCCGAGGAATGGATGATTACACCGCAATCGAAACTCAGGGTTTTTGAAACCGATTTTGGACGATTGGCGGTGACAATTTGTTACGACGTGGAATTTCCTGAAATCGCGCGAGCGGCTGCGCGTCAGGAAGCAAACATTCTGATCGTGCCCAGTTGTACGGATGATCGGCAAGGGTTTTTGCGCGTTCGATACTGTGCGCATGCTCGCGCCATTGAAAACCAAATGTATGTGATTCATTCCTCGACGGTTGGTTCGTTGCCGATGGTTCCGGCGATTTCGCTCAATTACGGGCAAGCAGCGATTCTGACGCCCAGCGATTTCGCATTCTCCCGCGACGGCATTCTGGCCGAAGGCAATTTCAATCAGGAGATGGTCGTCATCGGCGAACTGAACCTGAAGACCATCGTCGAATCCCGTTCGTCGGGCACTGTGCTTCCGCTTCACGACAGCAACCGCACCGGAGGAGTGATCGCACAACCGGAGATTGTAAAACTATGA
- a CDS encoding GNAT family N-acetyltransferase, whose amino-acid sequence MQQPIHIVIRNTRPEDIPGIIALTMAVYPDSRPWSETQLASHLEVFPEGQFVAVERESKHIAGMSASLIIPWDDYEMESNWRDFTAGGLFTNHDPTRGRTLYGAEVMVHPDFQGGGVGKKLYRARRDLVEGLGLRRIRAGSRLRGFHYVADRMSAQEYVRQVVRGKLTDPTLNFQLKQGFRVLAVVSGYLRNDPESLGQAAVIEWINRKVLAEDRRWARSQTTLSPGSLASNASI is encoded by the coding sequence ATGCAACAACCAATTCACATTGTAATTCGCAACACGCGCCCGGAAGACATTCCGGGCATCATCGCGCTGACCATGGCGGTGTACCCGGATTCTCGCCCATGGTCTGAAACTCAACTTGCCTCTCATTTGGAGGTATTTCCCGAAGGCCAATTCGTGGCGGTGGAGCGAGAATCCAAACATATTGCCGGAATGTCAGCCAGTTTGATTATTCCCTGGGATGATTACGAGATGGAATCGAACTGGCGGGATTTCACCGCCGGAGGATTGTTTACCAATCACGATCCAACGCGCGGACGCACGCTGTATGGCGCCGAAGTTATGGTGCATCCGGACTTTCAGGGCGGCGGCGTCGGCAAAAAACTTTATCGGGCGAGGCGGGATTTGGTCGAAGGTCTCGGTTTGCGCCGCATTCGCGCCGGATCGCGATTGAGAGGATTCCATTATGTGGCTGACCGAATGAGCGCACAGGAATATGTTCGCCAGGTGGTGCGAGGAAAACTGACCGATCCCACGCTCAACTTTCAACTCAAACAAGGATTTAGGGTGCTTGCCGTAGTTTCAGGATATTTGCGGAATGATCCTGAAAGCCTGGGCCAGGCGGCGGTAATCGAATGGATCAATCGCAAGGTGTTGGCGGAAGATCGCAGATGGGCTCGTTCTCAAACAACTCTTAGCCCCGGAAGCTTGGCGTCGAACGCCAGTATTTAA
- a CDS encoding manganese efflux pump, producing MGTLLLLGFVLSLDSFRVSLALGALKLLPVRQAQIILAFGICDGMAPLIGLLIGQSIVTHIGPWVEHLGPLMLCGYGIWVIYAARRQEGKEAQEEPHWMVLGLPLSLSLDNFIAGTSLGLIRFPVLMSAGVIGAISALMSLAGLFLGKTMGNRLALKSELLGGTALVLIALAMACENR from the coding sequence ATGGGAACCTTGCTGCTGTTGGGATTTGTTCTTAGCCTTGACAGTTTTCGCGTTTCGCTAGCTTTAGGAGCGTTGAAGCTGCTGCCTGTTCGACAAGCGCAAATCATTCTCGCATTCGGCATTTGCGACGGGATGGCTCCCCTGATTGGGCTGCTGATCGGTCAATCAATCGTCACACACATCGGCCCTTGGGTTGAACATCTTGGCCCGCTGATGCTCTGCGGATACGGAATCTGGGTAATTTACGCGGCGCGGCGGCAGGAAGGCAAAGAAGCACAGGAAGAGCCGCATTGGATGGTATTGGGGCTGCCGCTTTCGCTCAGCCTGGACAATTTCATTGCGGGAACCAGCCTGGGTTTGATCAGGTTTCCCGTGCTGATGTCGGCAGGTGTTATTGGTGCAATAAGTGCCCTGATGTCGCTGGCCGGGTTATTCCTGGGGAAAACGATGGGCAATCGCCTCGCCCTGAAATCAGAATTGTTGGGCGGAACGGCGCTGGTTTTGATTGCCCTGGCGATGGCGTGTGAAAACCGCTAA
- a CDS encoding SLC13 family permease encodes MLDISLDTTTLKAAVTVLILLLAVYNFVREKIPPDLTALLALLALLITGILTPGEAFSGFSHPATVSVAAVLVLSAAIEHTGALTFVARRVLEPLGHSELLLTAVVMLAIGGISAFINNTAAVAIFIPIVLEVCRRSGASPGRVLMPMAHAATIGGMCTLIGTSTNLVAHEFALQQKLPGFSMFELGQVGLPMVVISYVYMLLVGRWFLPHEPPNEKLPMQLNGDYLAEVIIQTDSPWAGRELVPAHFPRDFDVELVGLMRHGQVLNLDAPAQLFSAGDSLWVRGPLGKVLALASKEGLELHRPKNRLLQPTSTPQTTLNLDSDASDQSDKKTEDTDELLLAEVVVLTTSGLIGQTLKSARFAEHYDTVVLGLRRRGDLRARPSLAPLRAGDVLVVEGTAEALEALADMPGFLVIGSLEHPKQRPGKLILTLATLAAVVTLVSFGVLPIVTAATGGCVLLMLTGCLRLREAYQAIDLSLVFLLAGSLALGVALEKTGITVLLANALTHLTGWTGPYIVLAGFFLVSVIISELMSNSGTVALLGPVAISTASQIGINPMSLLAAVTFGSSAAFAMPIGYQTSLMIYGPGGYRFKDFVLMGIALDALLAILALWLIPHFWPLVIS; translated from the coding sequence ATGCTCGACATTTCCCTCGACACCACGACGCTGAAAGCCGCCGTGACTGTATTGATCCTGTTGCTGGCGGTTTACAACTTCGTCCGCGAAAAAATCCCCCCTGATTTGACCGCATTGCTGGCATTGCTGGCGCTGCTGATTACGGGAATCCTGACGCCCGGCGAAGCCTTTTCCGGATTCAGTCACCCCGCAACCGTTTCCGTCGCCGCAGTGTTGGTGTTATCGGCGGCGATTGAACACACGGGGGCTTTGACGTTTGTTGCGCGCCGCGTGTTGGAACCATTGGGCCATTCGGAATTGTTGTTGACCGCCGTAGTCATGTTGGCCATCGGCGGCATTTCGGCTTTCATCAACAACACTGCTGCGGTCGCGATTTTCATTCCTATCGTGCTTGAAGTCTGTCGTCGCAGTGGCGCAAGCCCCGGACGTGTATTGATGCCGATGGCACATGCCGCAACAATCGGCGGAATGTGCACGCTCATCGGCACCTCGACCAATCTGGTGGCGCACGAGTTTGCTCTCCAGCAAAAATTGCCCGGCTTTTCCATGTTCGAACTGGGTCAGGTTGGGTTGCCAATGGTAGTAATTAGTTATGTTTACATGCTTCTGGTCGGCCGCTGGTTTTTGCCGCATGAGCCTCCGAATGAAAAACTCCCGATGCAACTGAATGGTGATTATCTTGCAGAGGTGATCATCCAAACCGATTCGCCCTGGGCCGGGCGCGAGCTTGTGCCGGCGCATTTTCCGCGCGATTTCGATGTGGAACTGGTTGGGTTGATGCGGCATGGGCAAGTGCTCAACCTGGATGCACCGGCTCAGCTTTTCAGCGCCGGAGATTCGTTATGGGTGCGCGGGCCGCTCGGCAAAGTACTGGCGTTGGCATCCAAAGAAGGACTGGAATTGCATCGCCCGAAAAATCGTTTGCTTCAACCAACGTCCACGCCACAAACCACTTTGAATTTGGACAGTGACGCTTCAGACCAGTCTGACAAAAAAACTGAAGATACAGATGAATTGTTGCTGGCGGAAGTCGTAGTCTTAACCACTTCCGGGTTAATTGGCCAAACGCTCAAAAGCGCGCGCTTCGCTGAACATTACGACACGGTTGTCTTGGGCTTGCGACGACGCGGAGATTTGCGTGCGCGCCCTTCGCTTGCGCCTTTGCGAGCCGGAGATGTGCTGGTTGTGGAAGGAACCGCCGAAGCACTGGAAGCGCTGGCCGACATGCCGGGGTTTTTGGTGATCGGATCGCTGGAACATCCCAAACAGCGTCCGGGCAAATTGATTCTGACCCTGGCGACGCTGGCGGCGGTCGTGACACTGGTTTCATTCGGCGTGCTGCCGATTGTTACTGCCGCAACAGGCGGTTGTGTGCTGCTGATGCTGACGGGTTGTTTGCGTCTGCGCGAAGCCTATCAGGCAATTGATTTGAGCCTGGTGTTTTTGTTGGCTGGCTCGCTGGCGCTGGGTGTCGCCCTGGAAAAGACCGGGATTACGGTATTGCTGGCAAACGCCTTGACGCATCTAACTGGCTGGACTGGACCGTATATCGTGCTGGCAGGGTTCTTTCTTGTATCGGTCATCATCTCCGAACTGATGTCCAACAGCGGGACGGTGGCGTTGCTGGGGCCGGTGGCGATTTCCACCGCCTCTCAAATCGGAATCAATCCGATGTCCTTGCTGGCCGCTGTGACGTTTGGCTCCTCTGCGGCGTTTGCCATGCCTATCGGTTATCAAACCAGCTTGATGATTTACGGGCCGGGCGGGTATCGCTTCAAGGATTTCGTTCTGATGGGAATTGCGCTGGATGCATTACTCGCGATTTTAGCGCTGTGGTTGATCCCACACTTCTGGCCGTTGGTTATCTCCTAA
- a CDS encoding universal stress protein, which produces MRILLAVDNSRPSANAIQAVATRPWPEGSVIKVISCAPELMPAGLPDAALGAAIYFDKPRQGFLAEAERISNDAVRELTARRLNAHAVVRVGDPVAEILREASKWEADLVVVGTHGYTGFKRLFYGSVAETIVKCAPCSVEVVKRSVAAKLGGSKLRAVPTTDESQQVPLAA; this is translated from the coding sequence ATGAGAATACTATTGGCAGTTGATAATTCGCGGCCTTCGGCGAATGCCATCCAGGCGGTGGCAACTCGGCCCTGGCCAGAAGGGAGTGTCATCAAGGTGATCTCGTGCGCTCCGGAGTTGATGCCCGCCGGTTTGCCAGATGCGGCCCTGGGAGCCGCCATTTATTTTGATAAACCCAGGCAAGGATTTTTGGCGGAAGCGGAAAGAATCAGCAATGACGCCGTGCGCGAACTGACTGCAAGACGGCTCAATGCGCATGCCGTGGTTCGTGTGGGCGATCCCGTGGCCGAAATTTTGCGCGAAGCCAGTAAATGGGAAGCTGACCTGGTGGTGGTGGGCACGCATGGTTACACCGGTTTCAAACGACTATTTTACGGCAGTGTTGCGGAAACCATCGTCAAATGCGCACCCTGTTCGGTCGAAGTGGTGAAACGATCGGTGGCGGCGAAGTTAGGCGGAAGCAAGCTCCGAGCTGTTCCCACGACGGATGAATCTCAACAAGTACCGCTTGCAGCTTGA
- a CDS encoding Na+/H+ antiporter: MDNTFSTITTFIGLLLIASGVAMATKWIRIPYTLALVIVGLVISPMHFLPAVHISPELILLIFLPALLFEAAWNLKLHHLRENLWPILTLASVGVGIAVAVIGGILHFAIGLSWSSALLFGAMISATDPVSVLALFKTLGAPKRLTTIIEGESLFNDGTAVVVFRIILGLVMGASVHGTGGLFLHSFREFCLVVFGGLVVGAAVGIIASVLTSFFDDHLLEITLTTIVAYGSFLLAEGMHVSPVIAVLAAGLVIGNYGRARGMSPTTQVAVNSFWEYAAFVVNSLVFLLIGLEVQLPTLADNAGKIVWALVAMLAARAAAVYGLLPVTNRLVPKAESVPFNWRHILFWGGLRGSLSMALVLSLPTALPGRADLVVMIFGAVLFSLLAQGLTIPRLLRWLKLSGSGEELQEYELLQGQLLADTAALAELDNLRQRGAVTEAAYKKLRPDLEQAERELHERLSQFEAGEHALERQCRRIQKHLLHEKKARLATLLQEGIVSDSAYQQLTENLNRDLAELHEEPAHASATDSEGELQERQK; this comes from the coding sequence ATGGATAACACATTTTCTACGATCACAACGTTCATTGGACTTCTGCTGATTGCTTCCGGCGTGGCGATGGCCACGAAGTGGATTCGGATTCCGTACACGCTGGCGCTGGTGATAGTCGGTTTGGTCATCAGTCCCATGCACTTTCTTCCGGCGGTGCATATTTCGCCGGAATTGATCCTGCTGATTTTTCTGCCCGCATTGCTGTTCGAAGCCGCCTGGAATTTGAAGCTTCATCATTTGCGCGAAAATCTATGGCCAATTCTGACGCTGGCCAGTGTTGGTGTTGGAATCGCTGTCGCGGTCATTGGGGGAATTCTCCATTTTGCGATTGGGCTTTCGTGGTCGTCTGCATTGTTGTTCGGTGCGATGATTTCGGCGACCGATCCGGTTTCGGTCTTGGCGTTGTTCAAGACGCTTGGCGCACCCAAACGACTGACGACGATTATCGAAGGCGAAAGTTTGTTCAATGACGGAACGGCGGTGGTGGTATTTCGCATCATTCTTGGATTGGTGATGGGCGCTTCCGTTCACGGCACGGGCGGGCTGTTCCTGCATTCGTTCCGCGAATTTTGCCTGGTGGTGTTTGGCGGGTTAGTCGTTGGAGCCGCTGTGGGCATCATCGCCTCGGTGCTGACTTCGTTTTTTGACGATCACCTGTTGGAAATCACGCTGACGACGATTGTCGCTTACGGGTCGTTTTTGTTGGCCGAAGGAATGCATGTTTCGCCGGTCATTGCCGTGCTGGCTGCGGGGTTGGTCATCGGCAATTACGGACGCGCACGTGGGATGTCGCCCACCACGCAAGTCGCCGTGAATTCGTTTTGGGAATATGCTGCCTTTGTCGTCAATTCATTGGTCTTTTTGTTGATCGGATTGGAAGTGCAATTGCCAACATTGGCGGATAACGCGGGGAAAATCGTCTGGGCGTTGGTGGCAATGTTGGCAGCGCGTGCCGCTGCAGTTTATGGATTGCTTCCGGTGACCAATCGCCTGGTTCCAAAAGCCGAATCTGTGCCGTTCAACTGGCGTCACATTCTGTTTTGGGGAGGATTGCGCGGTTCGCTTTCGATGGCGCTGGTGTTGAGTTTGCCGACGGCATTGCCGGGGCGCGCGGATTTGGTGGTCATGATTTTCGGCGCAGTGCTGTTCAGTTTGTTGGCGCAGGGCTTGACCATTCCGCGACTGCTGAGGTGGTTGAAACTCAGTGGCAGCGGAGAGGAATTGCAGGAATACGAACTGTTGCAGGGGCAGCTTCTGGCGGACACAGCGGCCTTGGCCGAGTTGGATAACTTGCGTCAGCGCGGGGCCGTCACCGAAGCTGCGTACAAGAAATTGCGCCCCGACCTGGAACAGGCCGAGCGGGAATTGCATGAGCGGTTGTCGCAATTTGAAGCCGGAGAGCACGCGCTGGAACGACAATGCCGCCGCATCCAAAAACACCTGCTTCACGAAAAGAAAGCGCGTCTGGCGACACTGCTTCAAGAAGGAATTGTTTCGGACTCCGCTTACCAGCAACTCACTGAAAATCTGAATCGAGACCTGGCCGAATTGCACGAAGAACCGGCTCACGCGAGCGCAACAGATTCAGAAGGCGAGCTTCAAGAGAGGCAAAAATGA